From Acinonyx jubatus isolate Ajub_Pintada_27869175 chromosome E2, VMU_Ajub_asm_v1.0, whole genome shotgun sequence:
TCAGTGAGGAAATGGGGCTCTGCCAGGGTCATCCTTGTATATAggctcaaagaaacaaaaagttctGTAGCATCCACAGCTGTTAGGGAGTGCTGTTCCCAGATGGTCACCATGCCGGTTGACTGACTTCTTGAGAATGACACATGCCTTGAGGAAAAGGGTTTGGGGACAGGGACCTCTTCTGTGAGCAGCAGCCGTCCTGGGACGCAGACGCCTGCTTTCTGATCCCGCGTCACAGTGTTGTCTGGAAGTAACAGCCAGATGTGGACTGAACCACACCTACAACGGGGCCGGGGACTTAGGCCGATCCTTCCACTTAAAAAGATTTGCTGTATTTGTCCCAGTAATTGAACTCCTAGGAACCTGTCCTAGAGAAATACTTAGAAATTCAGGTAGAGATGCGTGCATCCCGTATAATGCAGGGCCCTGAGGTGCGTCAGGGTCCCAGATGCCAACCCTGTCATTAAAGTACATGCAGCCTTTTGAGAGGGTTTGACGGTGAGAGGAAACGCTCGTGTGATACGTGCCGGGTGGACAGGCGGTGTGCGCGTCTCTGCACGTTAGCGGTGTCGTGTGTCCTCAGCCCGTGGCGCTGGAACCCGCGCAGGAAGGGGCGGGGGTAGGCCGGCGCGTGAACCGTAGCCGTCTCCGAGAGGGGGATTCCGATATCTGTTCACCGTTTTCTGAATTTCCCACAGCAGGGCGCGCGCCCCCCGTCCGCACTACCGAGGAGAGACGGTTTCCGCGGGCAGCCTTCTCCCCGGGCGCTCGCCTCCAGTTCTGCAACGAGCCCAGGGGGTAAGAACAGGCACCTGAGACGATGCCCCAGTTCTCAGGAGTCCTGTGCTTGTGCGTGGGGGCGACGCTGGCCTGCCCCAGCTGCTGGTGCAGAGCACCTGCCTGTGCGTGAGGTGGGGCCGCACGGGCCGCTCTTCCCCGCGTGGCTGACGCCCCGGTGTGGAGCTGAGCCCGGAGCCGCCTGGCAGGAACGCATGCCACACCCGGCTCCGAACTGGCCCCGTGGGAGGGGACTCCCTGCACTCGTGGGCTCGTCTGTCgggctgtccccaccccccgAACAGCATAGGATGGGCGGGCACCGAAGTGTGTGGACAGAAGCTGGCATGTGTGGCACGGGTTGGAGGTGATCATGTGTTCCAGCAAGTAAACACCGTTTTACCCCGTGTTGCGTAGTGATTCCGTGGCCACCCCCAAACGGCCCCTCTCTTCCTGACTGTGTGGGGCGTGTGATGGGGCGATGGTGTGCGGTCACTGCCCTCCTGGTCCTTCAGCACCCACAGTGAGAGCATAATTATAAAGGAGTGGCCCTGTGGGGCCTTTTCTATTAAGTGACACCTTTGATCATCTCTGTGCAAAAAGACGTACACATCGAGCCCTGTTACAATCAGGAGCCACTATAATTAGCCAACAGATGCTGCAAGGCAGGAATGACTTTTGGAAGACAGCGTGTTCATTAGCTGTGCTGTGTTCTTGCATGCTTGGTTACTCGAGTCGCTTCACCTTGCTCATTTGAAAGTACCGTATTTGAAAGAATTTTCGATCCAAGCCCCTGGGtggtcggttgagcctccgacttcggctcaggtcatgatcttactgttggtgagttcgagccccgtgtcgggctctgtgctgacggctcggagcctggagcctgcttcggattctgtgtctccgtctctctctctgcctctcccccactcatgctctgtctccctccctccctccctccccccctcaaaaataaataaacattaaaaaattttttttaaacaaaggtatTTTCGATCCATGAATGACAAGTGTTGGTCTCATGTGTGGCAGTAGTAATTTGTGTGGACATTGTATGTCACATGAGAAATACGTATGGTGTTCCTGTTCCTTTGCCAGCAATAGCTCAAACGTGTGCTAGCATTTCAGAGTGAGGATCCTCCCTCCCAGTCTCTGTATCTTCTGCTCAAGTAAAGGGAGAGTCAGGAAAAGCAACAGGTGTGAAATTCTGAAGCCAGGGGTTGGCGGAGGCAAGGTTAGAACCGGAGTCTTCCTTCTGAGTTGGCCGCAGGTGCCTTGAGAGTTAGGCTGCTGATCTGTATTGGATTTAGCATGTATTTCTAGGGGACGGGATTTTCAATCTTTAAAGAGAACGTATGTTTATACACGATCTTCGTAAAACGTCAGTAGAGAATGGTATTGGCACACAAAAGGAAGTTAAATTAGCTATACTATCTTTTAATGGAATGATTAGTTATTGAAAGGCAGAAACGTATTTGTATGTTTGGTTAATAGGCAAAAATCTTTCGTGTCACATGGCACAGTCACAGATGTAACAAATGTTCCTAATGGCCAGCCAGGAAAAACAGCGTAGCACCGCGTGGACTGTCCTGAGCGTGAAGCCAGCCCGTCTAGCCGGCGCACAGAGGCCTCTGTGTCAGCTGTGGGACAGCCGTCAGCCCCAGCCGCTCCgcaaagagcccagaaatggcAGACAGCTGGGAAAGTGTCAAAAGTGGCCACCTCTTAGTCGGGGAGATTTTTCCATTGAGAACGTGTGGGCGTGCAAGCATGAGCCGACGCTGAGCTTTGTCCTTCCTTACCCGAAACCATCCTGTCTTGAGACCAGCAGTTTTAGGCAACGGTGACGCAGTTGGCATTTCCCCTTGTAaagggggggtgtgtgtgtgtgtctgagtgtgtttGCGGTGCTGTAGACTTAGCGCAGAATGCGTACCcagtgaaaacatttttgttgttcagCCATTCGCAGTGTGTACatgtgcctgcttgggatacaGCGCccccttgtggggtgcggagcgGGTGTGCTTTTGCCCCACGTGACGCGTTTTTAAATGGATCTGTGCTGCCTGAATGTGGAACCTCGCCCCCGGGTCAGGTTCCCTGAGAACGCTAGCTTCTGCCGGAGGGAGCCCCGTGGTTCACTGGGCAGAAGCACATGGGGGTTTCAGCATGTGGGGCGATCACCCGGCCAAGACCGCTCGGAGCCGGTGCTGGCGCAAGTGCTGTTACCAGGAGATCTGGCCTCGTGGGTGTTGGGTGGAACGACATTCAGCGGTGCCACAGAAGTACGTAGTCACACGTTTCCTCCGACTGTAATTGCAACTTTGAGTTGGGTCATCCTTTCTAAATACTAGATCTGGTAACTTCAAGACATCCTGAAGAACCTATATGaccagtttgggggcacctggctggctccgttggaagagcatgtgacttggggcgcctgggtggctcagtcagttaagcgtccaactctcgatttcggctcaggtcacgatctcacggttgtgagattgagttccgcgtcaggctctgcacaggcagacagtgcagagccttcttgggatgctctctccccctctgcccctcccctgatcactctcggcacacgctctctccctctctcaaaataaataaactttaaaaaaaaagcatgtgacttctgatcccagagttgtgagttcaaaccccacatcaagtgtagagattccttagaaaataaaaagaatctgatTATGACCAGTTTCAGTCTGTTTTTAGGTACTCGGAAAGGACACAGGAATGTGAACTCTTTAAGAAGGTAGAATGGAGGCGTGGGAGGGTCGGTTGCTGGACCAGACCATCTTCAGGACGCCTTGGGACCAGAGCCTCCAGGGTACTGGCCTGGGAGCTCTGTCACCTTTGAGTGAATCAGTTCGGGAGACTTGCAGAGAGTCCAGTGGAAGAAAGATCCCTTTTGATTAGAAAAGAGAAGCTTCGTCTCATGCATGTGTCCATGGTAGACGTGGTTTTTGCTTGTCTCTTTGCATCTCGACACTGGGAAACATTAGGGGGAGGTTTTCTCTGAACAGCGTCTTTCTGTGGCGGCTGAGAGTCTCTGTGCTGCTCTGAGGACGTGAGTGGGCAAGAACCGGGCACAGAGGCTTCTGACGTGGCCGTGCCCGGGAGCGAGGGTGGTGTCCGTTTGGAGAGGGATCTGAGCCAGTGGAGAGGTGGGCCAAGGTGGGGGTGTTGTCCACTTAGTGCTGGGAGAGAGAACCAGGTGCCAGATTAATGAGGACCAGCAGCCTTGAAGTTTGTGAGGAGGGGCTCGACCGTTCTTGGGTGTTTGAGTTTCTTTGACCCTTTCTCTAAATCGCTGATCCTTAACCTGGGGCCTGTGTGCCCCTTGCGGTTTGGAGACCCCGGAGTAGACTGGGAAATTGCGCACAGAATTGCGGGGGACTCCTCCTTGGGAAGGAACCCCGGCTTCTCTCCCAAGGTGTCTGACACCTGCCGGGGATAAGAACCATTACTCTAGTGACATACGGTTCTGAATGGAAAGAGAACATCGTTACTAGGCGGGCTATTTACTTGTAGAGGGAAGTTACATCTATCCAGCTCGTATGCTGATACGTATCCTGACGTGCCCACGTTTGTGGGAAGTCCCGTGTTGGGACCATTGCCCACCATGCCCTGTAATTGGTCATGTACAAGCTCTGTGCCCTAACGCAGGACACAACGCATCTGTAAAGACTGAGGATTGCTAAGAAGGGCTCACCAgtgcctttctcttccttttctgccatGTGATTCCTTAAACGACAGAAGACGGGTTTTGTCCCGGGTTCGGTCGTCCAGGCTCAGCCTAACCTGAAGGGCTGCCCCAGGGAGGGGCCGTCAGCTGCCATGCGGCAAGCGGGCTCGAGTCAGTCCCCTCTGTGCACGGACCCCACTTGTCCATCCCGGTACTCGAGGGGGGCCCTGCCTCCTGTCTCGGGGTGCTTTTACCGCCTCCTTTGTTGCAGCttcccaaagagccaaagtagAAATCCTGTTCATTGAGACTTAACGTTTCGTGTAGTGCTGCTTTGTAGCTTGATGAACCCGTTGCTAGAAAGTTTTCAGAAGTGGCGTTCTGTTTCAGCTTTGCCTTGTCTCTGCATTTTTGGCAACACGTTGAAAGGTTCGGTCCCTGAGGAACGCTCCTCCagtggaggagtggggagaagggggaggccCCAGGGAGCCCCGTTAAAGAGCTCATCCCACCCACAGGGTGGGGActtgggaggaggggctggcatGGAGGCAGAAAGCCCCGATTATCATGGAGGTCACCAGGGGGATTGCCACCTGTGACCCGTCACCCTCTTTCCACTGACCTTCCCCGCTATCCCTTCTGCATAGGAGgcctttgcttttctgcttcccGAGTGGAGAAAACCGTTCCACTCCTGCCAGCTGCCGTGGCACGTCGGGCACAGTCTGAAGTGGCTTCGGGGTCCCAGATTTCACTTAAGCTGGGGCAGGACGGGGACCGAGGGGCCCTGCTTCCCAGAGGGCCAGGGTGGGCCCCTAGGGCAGCATGGCCGAGACTGCTTACCTGAGCGTGTGCGGCAGAGGCCCCCGTGCGACTTTGATTTCTCCTCTGTTCGTGACCGTGTTGGGACCCCCGGAGAACAGCTGGGACTGCTTTGCTCTTTCAGATCAGCCGGGAGGTGATGGGGAAAATCCCAGTACTCCAAAGCCTGCGTCACCGAGAGAAGCAGGCTGGGAAAGACGTCACCCTCCGGGACGAGCCCCGGCGCCTCCTGGgagccagcagccagcagccagctCACCTGAGCGCCGTCCGGGGGCCCCGGGACCCACCCCTGCCAGAACCCTGCCCTGCGCAGGGGGAGGACGGGCCCACTGGCACCGTTTGCGTCGGGAACCTTCCCCGGGACGCCCGAGTGAGCGAGCTGAAGAGAGCCCTCCGAGAACTCGGAGCGGCCCCCCAGAGGCTCACTTGGCAGGGGCCCCGGGGCAGGGCCCTCCTGCATTACCAGGCACCGGCCTCCGCCCAGCAGGCCGTCTCCCGCTTGCAGGGCTTGCGCTTGGGGGCGGCCACGGTGACGGTGGCACTGGCCAGGCGGCAGAGGGCCAGCGACCTGCCGGGCGGCCGCGTGCAGGAGCCACAGCCTGACTGTCGCCCGGCCGTCGCCGACCTGTGATGGGGCGCTGCTCCGGTCCCCGTGGAACTTGAGGGGCGTGGCAGCAGGACTCGGCAGAGCGTTGCTGTGTGAGCGGCTTTGGGCCCAGGCCTCTCCAGGATGGCCCGGCCTTGTGTCACCGCCCAGGACCTCCTGACGAGTAGAGAGTCAGCCAGTAGCTCATGGCCGACACGTCCCAGCCCTGCTGTGTCTGCGTCCCGTAACCTGCCGGGTGTTGCCACCACACCGGCTTCTCTGGTTATTCAGAGGCCGCAGGGGACCGAGTCGGAGTAAACGGTGGCAGCCAGGGGTttgtggttggggggagggggagtaagGGGCGAGGCCCTGGCAGGGGTCAGGGGCAGGTGCACGCCCTGCTGTCCTGGGATCCTGGGTCTCGAACCACCACCGCAGGGGGAGAGCCGTGTTCAAGTCGCAGAAGCCAACAAGCGCGGTCTCCTGGGTGCGGCTGTTTGTCACAACTTGGCGCTGGCGTCTGTGACGGAGAGCCCGTGTGACTGGGGGGCGGTACACACCTCACTGCTCTGCCCTCCTTGCCTCTCCGGCCTCACCCCTCCGTCCGGGAGAACACCCTCCACTCCACATGGTCTTGTAGGAGGTACCCGCCACGGAGAATGAGCTGCCCCAGCCTGTGTCACAGACAGTGACAGACGCTCATGCCGATTTGCCTAATGCCCCACGTTTCTTGGTTTTTTCCCTCCACTTTTCCTGAAAAGCAAACTGGATTTTGGCTGAACTGTGCTTTCTAAACAGAAGCACTTTTGCAATGGATCCTGGGCAAAAAGTCAAAGAAAGCATTtacatggagattttttttttttttaacgtatacacgtgagaaattttagttttttcacCAGCAGGTCGTACTGGGCACGTTGCAAGCACATTGTTACACCTCAGGAGGGCCTGGCTTGCGTGTGCTTTCAAGAAAACCTTGAGGCACTCGGTCTCCCTCGTCAAAGCACTTTCTCATTGGCTTTACAAGGAAAATACCGTGGAGATGTCGGAAAAGCCTGCCCTGAGATTGCTCAGTAAATGTAGGCTTCTTTCCCAAGGCGTCAGGAATCAAACAAAGGGCGGAAAGAtcttctgggctctctcttcccaCCTGTACCGCCCACCCCACCCTTGTGGCTGCCTTTTGCTTCGTCACCCAGCGCCCGGCTCAGATGTTAGAGGCTGAACCTGACCCCCTCACCCAGAGCAGCAGTCTGGTCGTCTGACTCCTCacggttttttgttttgcttttctgcctTGTTTCTCATGTCTTTTTTCCATAAAGTTTCCCTGTATTTGACATATTCTCGTTTAGTCCTCGTGGACTTTGTTGTCGTCGATCTGTCACCATTAGACCAGTGCTCCAGGAGACCAGGAGCTGAGCGTGTGGCTGTCCTATTCGCCCCATGCTGTGTCCCAGCCGTGAGGACAGCTGGTGGATACGCAGGCTGGGAAACATGGGATACGGGCATGGGTGCGTCAGAGccaacggggggtgggggtgggggggcggtgggctgggggaggaacGTGCCTGATCACAGCAATTGGACACCAGCCTGCCTTGGGCTATGGCATCATCCTTCCCAGTTAGGCCAGCTTGCTTGGCTTCTCTGTCCGTTGCATCCAGAATAATCCAGATATGTTGAAATGCAGATAATCCAAGTGAGTTcaccatttttatatttgtgggAAATAGATCAGTACAAGCAAAACCCAAGACCCAAGTGCCTGAGATAGAAGCACCCTGAACGTACCAGCCTACAcgccttttctcctcctcctgctgtggGCAGGCCTGGGAGTGCCAGTCTCTCAGGGCCAGCAGGAAGGGCACTCAGAGTATAAGGCGGGTGCTCAGTGTCCCAGCCTCTTGTTCCCGAGGCTCGGGTATCAGTGATGGTGGCGACGGCCCTAGAGCTGTCCCAGGAGCCATCCCAGGCGACAGTCCTGGATGCTGAGACCAGTGGAAGCAGGCAGGGTGGCAGCGACACTGAGCTTGCCGGAGAGCACCTTTGTGAGGGGCGTTGGGCACAGCAGCTAGAAAGGCCCGGGAgaagcagctctttctgccccgGAGGCGGCCGGCTGTCGTGTGGTCTGGCCCTGGCTTACGGGCTTTCCCCCTGGAACAGAGGAAGGCACGCGCGTGACCTATGTTCCTCGGCCTGAGAAGCCAtggccaggcccctccccagcctccagatgACCAGATCATTGAGCTGGAAACAGTCCCTCCCCTTTGAGATCCACTTCAGGTGAATAAAGAGATGAACACAGGGCCTTTGGAAGGCTGTCTCCACGTGGAGGGACCTGACAGGTGAGGTGTGAAGGACAGATTCACTCCTCGAAGCAAGcgggccccaggcagcacctgcTCCATTCTGGGAGATCTGAGAAAACGGTTTCCACACTCCTTTGAAAAAGTCGAGTCAGTTTTGCCCTTTTCTGCTCTGCTCTCAAGTGAGACAGGTGAAGATGTCTCTTAAAAGCGCAGACACCTGGTTTAGCATTGAATTTCGTGCTGGAAGACGTGACCTGGAGGAGAAAGTCCTCCAGCAAGAATCaggagggcaggagaagggggCTGGGCGCCCGAGGAGCCCCCGCTCAGGTAAGCCGCACGTGCGCCCTCCAGCAGAGGGGGCCGCCACAGACGACACGTGCCCGAGGCCCCGGTGGTCTGCGGATGGTCGGCATCTCAAAACCGCATCCAGCCCTTGCACAACCGCCAGTACGGGAATCAGAAGGTGGTTCGGGAGCCGTCTTACCCGTTAAAAGAATAaaccgggggtgcctgggtgtcgcggtcagttaagcgtctgactctcgacctcggctcaggtcttgatctcagggtgttgagttcaggctccaagctgggctCCTCCCTGGGCGTGAACCCTCTTTtaaatagacagatagatagatgatagatacaacCCGCAAGCcggtaagggaaaaaaaacaagaaaccgTTCTTAGCAATGAAAACATCATAAGCTTAGTCCAACTAAGGTCAGAATAGATGCACACACGAGCCGGAAGGTTAAGGCACGGGACTCTCCTGACACCAGTGCagagggaacaggggagggaaGTACGAAACAGTGGGAGAAATAAACCGAAATGTTCTTTAGCTGAAGAAAGATTTGACATCGCCTGGAGAAAGTCTTCAAAGGCGAAACCAACGGAAGCATGTAAATCCGTGGCCTTCCCCCACAGTGACCGTGACTTCCTGAACGCCTTTCgatgcagcagcagcaaaacTGAAGTGCTTGGCACGCACCTAATGAGCCGTCCAGTGCCCGGATGGACGAAATTCTGAAAGGTTcctgaaagaaagaggagaggtctGAGTAAAAGGACACGCCGTGTGCTATAGCTGCGGGGTTCAGTAGTATAAAGAGAGTTCTCCCCCCGGTGAGATATCCTGTCCCTGATGGCGcccggcaggggaggggaggagaggagaggggagcagCACGGAGTCCGCGTAGCAGTGCAGCGGAACAGAAAGTTCTGAAGCAGGCGGGAATCCGCAGCGAGAGAGTaactgcagagggagggaggactcGCGTAGGATATGCGGTTTCGAAGGCGCACCTCCCTGCCGAGGGAGCCCCAGGCCAGTCGGAGATGTAAATGGGAGGAAATGCGAGAGAATCCGAGGGTAATTCAAGAGAGTGtcgggatgggggggggggggggcgtcctaAGAGACAGACCCTGAGTGGAGGGAGGAACCTACTCCTCTGCTCCCCGTTGGGGTGTCGGGTCCTGGTTCGTACAGAGTCCAGACGCGCCGTCCGCCGGGAGCTCTCTGAGGAGTACTCCTCCAAGTGCAAGATCAACCCATGCGTATTGAGTAGGAGTAGCTTTTGTAAGGCTGCCAGATGGCCTCTTAAATGCTCGAAAGCCCGTGAGTCCAGCTGCCCCCAAGCGGAGTTGATAAAACAGAAGATTCTTTGCCTTTCGGTGATGTTTGGGGGCAGACGCCCAACTTTGTCCTACTTCtaaaaaggggaagggaagtcGCTAGGACAGTGCGGCTTGTGCCCCGGTTGCTGGGCAGCGGCCCGCCCTGCCAGCCCTCAGGAGGAGGGGCCTGCCCACCCTCCCGGGGCCTCACGTGGCCCCTCGGTGCTTGTCATCCCGTGACCCGCACATGCCTCACCCCAGACACCACATGAGGGGAAGGAGACCTGTGACGACACAGGACCGCAGGGAAGAGGGCTGAGGACAGATGCGCCCGAGGAGCCAGCACAGGCGGCGGGACgctggagaggggaagacacgtcaggggagagcagagagagccaCTAACCAGGTCCAGGGCTGGTCCGCCCCGGGGCCCGCCGCTCCGTCTGTGCTCGCACCACGGCAGACCTCCCCCTGCACACCAGCGGCCAGGGCCGGATGATCTTACTGGGCACGAGACAGTGGACGCAAGTGAggattccttcccttccctctgccgcTTCTAATCTTTCCGGGGAGCAGTGTTCTCGTCTGCCTTACCCCGCGGCCCCAGGAAGCACCTGGCTTGCACCTGACTCGGTGTCCAAAATGTTTATTCTGGTTCTCACACCCCCGGCCCCCAGCAGAAATAGGGATTGCTAAACTCCCTTCCCCTTTATCTGGGTCCAATCCAACCAGTGTCCCAAATAGTCCTAAAACTTAAGGACTCTAGtccttttcaaaaacaatttttgaaggCGGCAGGGTCCCAAGGGAACCCTCAAAATAAATCCTACACGCAACCCCAGACAAAAGCAAGAGGAGGAGGTTACTGGGTAGGTGAAGATACAGTCACTTCCCAAGGTCATTCTTTAATGGCTGTTGCCTACCtgacccccttcccccttttctctcccagCTGAGGGAGGGGACAGCATCCTCACCTAGACTGGCTTATATTGTCTGCTGTCGTTGCCCTCTAGTAATGGCTCAAATCGATGGggcttttttatctttttctatttttttcttttaggattttttaaaagtaatctctgtccccagcatggggcttgaactcacaaccacaaTTTctagagtcacacgctctaccgactgagccagccaggagccccatattGAGCTGTTTTAAATGCTGTGAAAGTTGTAAAATGTGGCCCCGAGTTTTTCCGACACTCCTCCTATTGAGAGAAGTGTCCGTTGTGTCCGTCCCTTGAGTCCAGGCTTTGGGACAGCGTGGTTAATAGGCTGTGGCAGGAGTGACCGCCAGCTTGCAGGAGGAGACCGACACCGGCTGTCGGGGCCCAGCCACCACGCGGTGAGGAAGCCCCCGGCTGCCCAGGGCGAGGCCCACACGGAGAGGAACTGACCTCACCCCCTCACCAGCCTTGCGGGAGCACCACCTTGGAAGGGGGTCCCTTGGCCCCAGATGCGCCAGCTCAGCTGTCGTCTCCTGGGGCAGAGACGGGCGCTCCGCTGAGCCCTGCCCAAATCGCAGGCGGGAGCGAGACGGGGGATTTTTTGCCGCTTCAGGTTTGGAGGGTGATCTGCTGTTCGGAGTAATCAGTTGTATAATGTTCGTATTGTGCTATTCGTATATAGATTCTACGTATTCACACGTGTCATCGAAGGTAAAATCTGTAAACACAAGTTACATGCGTGGATAAGCGAATGCCGAATTTCACTAAGTCCTCACTACCGCTTCTGGGGGGGGCCCCTGTTCACAGACCGGAATCCACCTGCCCTCAGCCCCCCGCTGGTCGGTCGTGAGGTGGAGTCTTAGGCACTGATCACAGACTACGCCAGCGCCCTCTGTGCGTCTTCCGTGCCTGTGGCCCGCCTTCACCTGGTCACCCGAGGCGTTTTCCGGAAGGGGAACGGGGGAGGTGTGATCTCCCCGCGGCATGCCAGAGGCCTGCTCAGTCCGGAAGCGTGCGGGCCCGGGTGCCGTGGCTCTGTGTCCAGACTTCCTGCTGCCCTTGGAGCCCGTCTGCGTGTCGCTAAGCAGCTCCCCCCACCCGTGGCGAGCCCCTGGTGTGATGGGCGCTGAGCCAGCGTGGCCTCTGCTGCATGGAGTTGCCCGTGCCTCGCGGCATTGGTAGGTGAGGGGGCAGTGGCGGCCCGTTGCTGGTGTGTGGCAAAGCCCCTCTGGACCCCCCCGGGGGCCCCAGCCACTTGGCCGGTCCCTGTCGTCGTCTGGGTTCTCACCAGAGACCGCCTGGACGGCCTTGCAGACAGGCGCACACTCCCATGCCTCTGGCGGGCCAGGATTCCTTCCTGTGGATGGAACCCTTTGTTTTCGGTGTCCCTAAATCACAAAGGTTAAAATGGGAGCTGACCTGTGACCATGTAACGTGGACGCTTTGCACTGTGGATGGTTTGGAAGCAATCAACTCAGGCCCCAAGTGCCGGGTTCTGAGCAAACCACACACGTCTCCCCTCCTCAGAGGGCGGGTTAACTTGTTCAGCCCTCGGAAGGACCCCACGAGGCGTGTACCCTTAGGCTCCCTGTTCCCGGGTCGGGGAGACAGGGCGAGGCCAGACCCGTCCCCTGGGGACACGCTGCTGGATCCCCTTTTGGCCACCAGCAGGGCCCCGGGGGGGGACCCCAGAGAGATGACTTGGTGGTTGAGGCGTGTGGTGGTGAAGCCGGGCACACAGGATTGGCGGCGAGTGCAGCTCTGACGTGGCGCAGCTGTGCCTTCTCAGGTGACGCGCCT
This genomic window contains:
- the MTHFSD gene encoding methenyltetrahydrofolate synthase domain-containing protein isoform X6 encodes the protein MELRTGVSKQDIREQIWDYMESRNLADFPRPVHHRIPNFKGASRAAEHLPCLQAFKMARTIKVNPDAPQTNARFFVLDSKKTLLVPTPRLRTGLFNKITPPPGATKDVLRKCATSQVIDIPEALLEDHDLTVDYILTPTRVIATGCERPKPTGILWSKISREVMGKIPVLQSLRHREKQAGKDVTLRDEPRRLLGASSQQPAHLSAVRGPRDPPLPEPCPAQGEDGPTGTVCVGNLPRDARVSELKRALRELGAAPQRLTWQGPRGRALLHYQAPASAQQAVSRLQGLRLGAATVTVALARRQRASDLPGGRVQEPQPDCRPAVADL
- the MTHFSD gene encoding methenyltetrahydrofolate synthase domain-containing protein isoform X5, producing MELRTGVSKQDIREQIWDYMESRNLADFPRPVHHRIPNFKGSYLACQNIRDLEVFARTREVKVDPDKPLEGIRLLALQSKKTLLVPTPRLRTGLFNKITPPPGATKDVLRKCATSQVIDIPEALLEDHDLTVDYILTPTRVIATGCERPKPTGILWSKISREVMGKIPVLQSLRHREKQAGKDVTLRDEPRRLLGASSQQPAHLSAVRGPRDPPLPEPCPAQGEDGPTGTVCVGNLPRDARVSELKRALRELGAAPQRLTWQGPRGRALLHYQAPASAQQAVSRLQGLRLGAATVTVALARRQRASDLPGGRVQEPQPDCRPAVADL